Within Desulfolithobacter dissulfuricans, the genomic segment TACAGCACCACTCCCAGCGAGCTGTTTGTGGTGTGCAACAACGTCGTATATACGTTGATCGCCACCCCCAAGGAAATTCCGGCTGTCACCGTTCGCCTGGCACCGGGCATTGGCGACAAGCTGAAAAAAAACATTACCCATTTTCAAAATCTACCTCTTGAGAAACGGGCATTGCAACTGATCCGTGAGGCTTACTCAGGAGAATACCCGTCCGGGTATCAGATGGTACCGGCGGACGTGAAAATTGATCTGTCCTCTGATTTCTCAACCACGCTGTACAGGGTCGTGAATGTTGAAGGGGTTGGGCTGAGGCTCAAGGAGTTTCAAGTTAAACCTCTTGCAGAAAAGCGGCTGACTCTGGATGAAAAAATGTTTCTGACCCCGAACATCAGTGAAACCCTGCTGGCGGTTGCGATTGAACGGCACAACATCAAACCCGGTGAGACAACCAGGGTGTTCGTTGTAGAGCAAAAGGAGAAAAAGCAGTGAGCATCAAGGACAGATTTGACAGCCTTTCCCCTGGTCACAAGAAGGTGGTGGTCTGGTCGATGATCGGGGCTGTATTCCTGGGCGTGACGGTTGTCGGCTACAAGGCGTCCCGCTCCGGGGACGATGCAGCGTCATCGGCTTCTGTGGTGAAAAAGACCCGGGAAATTTCCCTGGAGCCGGATTTGATCCAGAAAACCATGCTCCGGGAGCAGCGGCGGGAAATGGACGCCCTGAAAAAGGAGGTGGAACAGCTCAGAAAGGAGCGGGAGAATTGGCAAGCCACTACAACTCCCCCTGCTGAAACTGCCGAGGAAACCAGGCTTCCGGAAGTACCAACCGCCGACCAGGTGGTGAACATGAACGGTTCCGACAAACTGGAGCCTCTGCCGCTGCCCGGAAGCAGGTTTCCCATGCCGCCCGGCAATACCACTCCCCCGCCCCCGCCCCCGGAAGAAGTGCAGGTCATCGGGGCCATCGGTGTGCTGACGAACCAGGAAGCTGCTGCCGACGTCCAGGTGGCCGGGACGGACAATCAAAAAAAAAAGAAACGGACAGTCTATCTGCCTCCTTCCTTTATGGAGGCGAGGCTGCTGACAGGTTTCGACGCTTCTACAGCCGGTAACGGCAAGAACAACCCCGAACCGATCCTTCTCAGGATTCAGACTCCCGCAGTTCTGCCAAACGACATCAAGGCCAATCTGCGCGGCTGCTTTGTTATTGCCGAGGCGGTCGGACGCCTGAACAAGGAACGGGCCGACGTAAGGCTGGTGTCCCTGTCCTGTATCAGCAACGAGGGCAATGCGGTCATCGACACCACCATCAAGGGATTTGTCACTGATTCGGACAGCAAAGTTGGACTTTCCGGCAGGGTGGTCTCCAAGATGGGCGCGGCCACGGCCAGGGCTGTGGTTGCCGGCCTGTTTGACGGAGCAGGGAGAGCGTTGCAGTCAGGTACCCAAACCCAGGCTGTTTCGGCTCTCGGGGTGACATCCGTGGTTGATACGGATCAGCTTGTCAACGCATCCATTGGCGGCGGGTTGTCCGAGGGGGCCAATACTCTGAGTGACCTGTATCTCGACATGGCGAAACAGGCGACCCCAGTGATCGAGGTTGGAGCCTCCAAGAAAATCACCGTCATTATTTCAGAGGGCAAAGAGCTTGAAATTAAAGAGTTTAAGAATGATGAACTGTAAACATCTCTGCAAGTATGGATTGGCGATTCTGGCCTCGGTCACGCTTACCGGGTGCGGTGCAGCGCTGAATCCGTACCACGAGGACTTCAACTGCAAGGCCCCGGCCAGTGACGGGCGGTGCCTCGATACCCCGACAGCTTATGAAGAAGCTGTCAAGATCAACGATATGGTTCTGGTTGATAAATCGGACGCCAAAATTGATCCAGAACGGGAAGTACAGGCCAGCCGGTACGAAACTCTGGCGAAACTTCTGAAAAAACCACGCAAACCGATCCTGGAGCCGCCCAAGGTGCTTCGAGTGCTCCTGCTTCCCTACAAGGGGGATGGCAATGAACTGTTCATGTCCCGTTACGTTTATGTAACCGTGGAAGAGGCACGCTGGGTACTGACTGATCGCCATGAATAGTCAGCTCAGGGAAGTAATAAATGTCCTGGCAGAAGTTGTTGATGCCAAAGACAAGTACACAATCGGGCACTCCCAGGCGGTGGCGACCAAAGCAAAAGTCGTTGGTCATTGTCTCGGACTTGACAGCCAGCAGCTCGATAAGCTGGAGGTGGCCGCTTTCATGCACGATCTTGGCAAGATCGGCATACCTGACATAATCCTGGCCAAGCCGGACAAGCTCTCCCGTGAAGAGTTCAATGTCGTCAAGAAACACCCGGTGTTGACCCGCAAGATACTTGAACCTTTAAACAGCCTGTCAAACCACGTCATTCTCGGGGCAATACATCATCACGAACGCCTGAACGGTACCGGATACCCGTTTGGCCTGGCGAACGGCCAGATATCCAAATTCGGACGAATCATTGCTGTTGTGGATGTGTTCGACGCCCTCACTTCGGACAGGCCCTATCGCAATGCCTTGTCAGAGAGGGAATCGCTGCGGATCGTATGGAACGGCGCTGGAGAACTGTACGATTTCGATGTGGTTCACTGCCTGATCAAATCAGTTGATAACGGATTGATATAACGATGTTTATAGAGCTGGTACGCAATATCGTTTTTGGTAAATACGGGGGAATGCGTTTCGCTGACCTGGATGAAATGACCAGGAGGCAGTCGTTTTCCAACTACCTGAATTACGTTTCCTATGATCCGGACACGAAATCCTACCTGAACCAGGACGATACCGTAGGGCTGCTATGGGAATGCAGCCCGATCACCTTTGCCGGGACCAAGACCATCAAGACCATGGAGGGGCTGTTTCGGGCCGGGTTGCCAATGGATTCAGTAATTCAGCTCATCCTCCACGCCGACCCGCATATTGATCCTATCCTGGACCAATACAAACAGAACAGAGTCAGGAAACATCCCCTGATTACCGCCAATACCGAAGCAATTATGGACTTCTTCTGGAAGGGTAAGAAGGGACTTGAGGCGTGTGGTAATATCCCGGTACGCAATTTCCGTCTGTTTGTTGCCGTCAAACTGCCCCGGAAAAGCCGGGAGGCCAGGGGTGCTCTTCTCAAAGACATCCAGCGGCAGATAACGGAGACACTTCATGCGGCCAGGCTCTATCCAAGACACATGGAACCCGGCGAGCTGCTTGAATGGTGCCGCCGGCTTATCAACCATTATCCGAAAGACTACCCGGACTCCAATTTCAATGCCTATGGCCCGAATATGCCTATCCGGAAACAGGTTATCACCAGTGACACTGTGATCCGGGATGAGGGCGAGTACCTGAGAATCGGGGATAATTATTTCTGCTGTACCACGCCCAAGGTGTTTCCCAGGGAAGTTGATCCGCTCCAGACCAACACACTGTTCGGTGGAATATGGGGCGTGACTTCGGATGCTGACCAGATCAAGACAGGTTTCATCTATGCGTTCAATATAATTTTCGAACCACTGAACGCCAAGCTCCATGCCAAATGTAACCTCGTCCTGAACCAGGAGGCCGTTGGATCGCTCTCCCCGTCGCTCAGGCGAAAACAGCAGGAATATCTGACCGCCACCGATGAGCTGGAACGGGGAGTTCAGTTCGTGAAAATCATGCCGATAATGTGGACCTATGCCGAAGACCCCGACCTGGCCAAGGATTCATGTGCGCGTGTACGAAGGATTTGGGAAAACAACGGCTATGTAATGCAGCAGGATCAGGTTATCCTGAAAATTCTTTTCCTGGCGACACTTCCCTTCGGCCTTTATACCGCAGGCAAAAATCTTCAGAATATCAATCGGGATTTCATAGCCCCTGTAACGTCCGTCACCCCTGTTCTGCCGATACAGGGCGACTTCAACGGGGCCGGGGCACCAAAACTTCTTTTCCTGGGCAGAAAGGGTCAACTGGCAAGCCTGGACTTTTTCGATACAGGCGCGGTCAACCAGAATATCTTCTGCTGTGCTTCATCCGGCACCGGCAAGTCGTTCCAGGTAAACTTCATCGCTTTCAACTATTACGCCAGCGGAGCGCTGGTGCGGATAATCGACATTGGCGGTTCGTACAAGAAAATGGCAAATATGCTCGGTGCCCGTTACCTGGATTTTCACCCGGATATTCCCATTTGCCTCAACCCGTTTACCCATATCGTTGACCCGAACGAAGAGCTGAAAAGCGTAGCAGCGGTTTTCGCCCAGATGGCCTATTCCAACTCGGATGACGCCAAGCCGGACGATACCGAAATGAACCTGATCCGCAATGCCGTGCGCTGGGCCTGGAAGCAGAAACAGAGCCAGGCCGACGCTGACACCGTGTACGAGTTTCTCCTGCGATTCCCTGACGTACCGGACACCGAGCTGTCCGACCTGGCGGATAACAAGGAGCTGGTGGAAGTGGCCAGGAAACTGGCTTTCAATATCCGGGAGTTTACCAGCCAGGGTGCCCATGGCCGTTTTTTTACAGGACCGAGCACCTTTGACATTCGCAATGACGAGTTTGTCGTGCTGGAGCTGGAAAACCTCAAGGTGCAGCCCGACCTGTACCGGGTTGTCACTCTGCTTGTCATCAACGCAGTCACCCAGGACCTCTACCTGTCGGACCGTTCCCGGCCACGGCTCATTATATTCGATGAAGCCTGGCAGTTCCTTGGCCGGGCGGCCATGATGGCATCGGTGATAAGCGAGGGTTACCGCCGGGCCCGGAAGTACCAGGGCAGCTTCATGGTTATCACCCAGTCAATTCTCGATCTCGAAGCCTTCGGGGAAGTGGGAGATGTTATCAGGGGTAATTCCGCTTTTAAAATCTTCCTGGAATCACCGGATTTCGACGCCGCAAAGAAGAAGGGTCTCATTGACTATGATGATTTCACCATGAACCTGCTGAAGAGCGTGAAAAGCAACCCGCCAAGCTATTCCGAGCTGTTTTTTGATACTCCGTTTGGAACTGGCGTACTTCGCCTTACTGTAAATCGTTACGCTTATTACATCTATACATCAAAGGCGAGCGAGATTGCACAAATCGAGAGCATGGTGAAAGACGGGAAAACCTATGATGAAGCGATTCGTGAAATGTTACGGCGAGATAAATTGCGCGATAATAGCGGCGACAGCAGCCCTGACACTGACCATATCAACCTGCCCTGAAGCTGGCTGGGCCGGCAATGCAACCGCAACGGCTCAGAACTCGGCCAATGCGGTGATGAACGAGTTTGGATCGAGCGAGGGAATCCGCCAAAACGCTACGGTTCCACTGACCGGCGGCGGCCAGATGTCCTCCATCGACGGTTCCAGCCAAGGCACCGTACAGCTTGTTCAACCCTCCTCGACGGCCTTCATGACCATGCTCATACAGCCGGGGCCGACCGGGGACCTGACCACCGTGCAGGTCATGCAGGACCTGAATTTCGATAACACAAATGATTATTCATACAGGGTTCCTGTTCCGGTATCCGGTGTCTGCGCCAATGGCATCATTTCCTGCGATCCGGGTACGTGGGACAACTGCGACTACTTTAAATGGACAGCGGATGATAACGGAAAGGTTTCCGTTGCCCCATCCGTGGTTTCAGAGCTGGGTGGGTGTTACTGTATCAATTCATCCTGCGGATCACACCTGGCCTGGAACAATGTCAGCCTTCTTTTGCAGGACCTGGGTGGCGGGGCCGCCGGCGCTATTCAGCAGAAAAAAAGTGGCTATGTCATCACCCAGGTAGAGGCTGACGGGCCAAGCATTGCCTATTACGGCCAAGACACCACTTCCTCCAGCTCTACCGCCGGTACCGGCTCAAATCCTCAGACCAGGTATCTCAATAATCCTGCCATGTTGACCAGTGACGCCGAAACTCTGGTTATGACTCAATCAGCCAATCCGGATAGCTATTATTCTCTGATTTCAGACAACATGGCACAAAGAGGTGGAGATTCACGAGCTTATACTTGCAGAATAAATAGAGTTTACACGATAGATGAAATTGTAAGATCATCTGGCGCTCCAACGATTACAGACGGAACATATACATATACACATTATTATGAGTATCATATCGGCGGTGAAGGGGGAGATAATAGTGCAGGTACAACAGAGAGGCATTCGTTTCTTTACGGTTATCAGGTAAGTTCAGGTATGGTAAGGGCTTATCCTGATGGACCTTGGATTTCTCTTTCATCAGGAAGTGCATCATCATGCAGATCATACAGTTACTCCACCGGCATATATCATAGAGTTAGCGGAACTATATGTTTTCAAGTTGAAAATGGGCAATGGAGATTTGACGGGTTAAGCACAGATACTGGATGGACAAATTTATGCCCTCCTGGAAGCAACTATGAAAGTGGCGCTTGTGTCACTATTGAGTGTGCAAACAACGAAGTAATTGCAAATAACTGTTTATCTTATGAAAATAACACCGATTGCAGGCTTAAAGAAGAAATTGTTGATGGTGTTATAACATACAGAAACTACAACCCTACCAACCTGATACCACTTCCAAGCAACAGAACCGTTGGTGAAAATTCCTGCATAAACACCGTTACCCGTGACTGGTGGTCAAAAGAGCGTACCTATCTGTGCCAATCTGACGAAAATTTCAACTTTGATGATACAGCTCAGAGGGTTCACACCATCACAAGCTCAACGCTTGATAACGATTACAACCCCTCGATCACCTATGATGACATGCGGAGAGACCTGGACACCGGGGAATGGATAGCAGATTCCGGGACTATCAACTTACCGGATGTGCTCCAGGTGGATGAATGTCAATTCGTCTGCAAAACCAGGAGGCTGGTGGAAGATACCGAGGTCAGCCTGGCTGGGACGACCACGGATTACCAAATATCAAACGATAGCTGGGAATTTCTTTACAAAACTTGTATCGACCAAACCACTTGCCCCACGGAACCGGGAGAGGAAATCCTTACACCTTGCAGTTGCATAGATGAATTTGCCGAGGCCGCTTCGGTCATGTCCGTGCTTGAGGGGGCAGCCAACGATATGATTTGTTCCGACGGGGTAGAAAGGTAATGTTTCTAATCGTATTGATCTTTTTTGTTTTAACGTTTCCTACAACCACAAGCCTGGCGGCTGTGGCAGTAGGTGGTAGTCTTACCACAGAACCGACAACCAATTTTGTATGTGGTAAAGATTTAAATGGGGACGGATATTTTGATGCGGAAGGAGAAATAATAGAATGCGTCAATGAAGTGTGTCCCCATGATGCTGTTGAATGTACAGGTACATTTTCAGCACCGAGTTGCCCAAGGGGAGGAACTCTCAATCCGGACCGGGATATGTGCCAGGCAGAACCTGTCAGCATTACTTGTTTGCCTGGCTTCACCTATGATTCAAGTATCGACAAATGTGTCAAAGATGTTGACTGCCCAGATGGCGGAACATTTAATCCTGTTGCAGATCAGTGTGAAAAACTGGTCAGAAATGAATGCCCTTCTGGATACACTTACGATGCGGCCCGGGATGTATGCAGAAAACCCGTAGATTGCGGAATCGGGACGTTTGTGGCCACTCGTGATCGTTGCGAAGTATCTGTCACGTTGGTTTGTCCAACAGGCTACAGATTAAGCGGTGAACTATGTATAGCCAGTCCAATATGCTCAAACGGAACATACAGTGCCCGATATAATAAGTGCCTGGAACCTTATACAATAGGATGTCCGACTAGAACCACTTACAATTCAGCCAGAAATCGCTGTGAAGCTGCTCCTGTTTGCTCTGAAGGTACTTATGACGCTTCAAGAAATCAATGCGTCGTTTCAACAACCAGTACCTATCCAGCCACCATGACACCGAATTGCCCGGCTGGAACCACTTACAATTCAGCCAGAGATCGCTGTGAAGCTGCCCCGACTTGTTCTTCTGGTACTTATAATTCTTGGACAAATAGATGCGTCGGAACAGACACCACTACTTACCCTGCTTCTCAAGCAATTGCTAACGGAACATATTATAAAACCTCAAAAAATTGTGAAGTATGCAGTGACAATGGATGTAGGCTTATAAAAAGAATTAAATGTGGGTATATTGTAAGTGGCGCATCGGTGAAAGCTGTGTGCGATACTTTTGATAGATATGGGCGAAAAATATCTTCAACTTATGGCCCGGTCTTGACATCAACAGG encodes:
- a CDS encoding type-F conjugative transfer system secretin TraK, which translates into the protein MNKPRYGLIGAIIASMAMPAISVANTPFKGSVTVPPEITTAVELSSTDINRIVCPGTMNDLIFSQEKGLDGHFSGNNAFVKFKITKKGEELIYSTTPSELFVVCNNVVYTLIATPKEIPAVTVRLAPGIGDKLKKNITHFQNLPLEKRALQLIREAYSGEYPSGYQMVPADVKIDLSSDFSTTLYRVVNVEGVGLRLKEFQVKPLAEKRLTLDEKMFLTPNISETLLAVAIERHNIKPGETTRVFVVEQKEKKQ
- a CDS encoding TraB/VirB10 family protein; its protein translation is MSIKDRFDSLSPGHKKVVVWSMIGAVFLGVTVVGYKASRSGDDAASSASVVKKTREISLEPDLIQKTMLREQRREMDALKKEVEQLRKERENWQATTTPPAETAEETRLPEVPTADQVVNMNGSDKLEPLPLPGSRFPMPPGNTTPPPPPPEEVQVIGAIGVLTNQEAAADVQVAGTDNQKKKKRTVYLPPSFMEARLLTGFDASTAGNGKNNPEPILLRIQTPAVLPNDIKANLRGCFVIAEAVGRLNKERADVRLVSLSCISNEGNAVIDTTIKGFVTDSDSKVGLSGRVVSKMGAATARAVVAGLFDGAGRALQSGTQTQAVSALGVTSVVDTDQLVNASIGGGLSEGANTLSDLYLDMAKQATPVIEVGASKKITVIISEGKELEIKEFKNDEL
- a CDS encoding TraV family lipoprotein, translated to MMNCKHLCKYGLAILASVTLTGCGAALNPYHEDFNCKAPASDGRCLDTPTAYEEAVKINDMVLVDKSDAKIDPEREVQASRYETLAKLLKKPRKPILEPPKVLRVLLLPYKGDGNELFMSRYVYVTVEEARWVLTDRHE
- a CDS encoding HD-GYP domain-containing protein; this translates as MNSQLREVINVLAEVVDAKDKYTIGHSQAVATKAKVVGHCLGLDSQQLDKLEVAAFMHDLGKIGIPDIILAKPDKLSREEFNVVKKHPVLTRKILEPLNSLSNHVILGAIHHHERLNGTGYPFGLANGQISKFGRIIAVVDVFDALTSDRPYRNALSERESLRIVWNGAGELYDFDVVHCLIKSVDNGLI
- a CDS encoding TraC family protein, translated to MFIELVRNIVFGKYGGMRFADLDEMTRRQSFSNYLNYVSYDPDTKSYLNQDDTVGLLWECSPITFAGTKTIKTMEGLFRAGLPMDSVIQLILHADPHIDPILDQYKQNRVRKHPLITANTEAIMDFFWKGKKGLEACGNIPVRNFRLFVAVKLPRKSREARGALLKDIQRQITETLHAARLYPRHMEPGELLEWCRRLINHYPKDYPDSNFNAYGPNMPIRKQVITSDTVIRDEGEYLRIGDNYFCCTTPKVFPREVDPLQTNTLFGGIWGVTSDADQIKTGFIYAFNIIFEPLNAKLHAKCNLVLNQEAVGSLSPSLRRKQQEYLTATDELERGVQFVKIMPIMWTYAEDPDLAKDSCARVRRIWENNGYVMQQDQVILKILFLATLPFGLYTAGKNLQNINRDFIAPVTSVTPVLPIQGDFNGAGAPKLLFLGRKGQLASLDFFDTGAVNQNIFCCASSGTGKSFQVNFIAFNYYASGALVRIIDIGGSYKKMANMLGARYLDFHPDIPICLNPFTHIVDPNEELKSVAAVFAQMAYSNSDDAKPDDTEMNLIRNAVRWAWKQKQSQADADTVYEFLLRFPDVPDTELSDLADNKELVEVARKLAFNIREFTSQGAHGRFFTGPSTFDIRNDEFVVLELENLKVQPDLYRVVTLLVINAVTQDLYLSDRSRPRLIIFDEAWQFLGRAAMMASVISEGYRRARKYQGSFMVITQSILDLEAFGEVGDVIRGNSAFKIFLESPDFDAAKKKGLIDYDDFTMNLLKSVKSNPPSYSELFFDTPFGTGVLRLTVNRYAYYIYTSKASEIAQIESMVKDGKTYDEAIREMLRRDKLRDNSGDSSPDTDHINLP